The Borreliella mayonii genome has a segment encoding these proteins:
- the uvrB gene encoding excinuclease ABC subunit UvrB, translating to MIDFFLKSEYLPAGDQPKAIKEIENSILLGNKYQTLKGVTGSGKTFTIANIIKDLNRPALVVSHNKTLAAQLYREFKDFFPNNAVEYFVSYYDYYQPESYVPSKDLFIEKEATINAEIEIKRIRTVTSLAKRRDVIVVATVSSIYALGSPDFFKKSAREFFVGQKISIKEISDIFVELYYERTLINLERDKFSIKGDVVEIWPSSEHGEFAYRICLDFDEIVEIYRISSFSKKNLGATNSFTLFAKSYFVIPYKNVLEAIPKISYDLSLQCQYFKDNGKLVEAERLKQRVEYDLEMLRETGFCSGIENYSKYLTGSTMERPYCLFDFFPKDYLLFVDESHVTLPQFRGMYNGDYSRKLNLVNFGFRLPAALENRPLKYDEFDSLINQVVFVSATPGFEENEKSSVVVDQIIRPTGLVDPEIITRHSYGQMEDLYSEIQKRVALKERVLITTLTKKMSEDLTEYLVGLGVKAKYLHSELNALERVEVISLLRKSEIDVIVGINLLREGLDIPEVSLVAILDADKVGFLRSTTSLIQTIGRAARNSNGLVIMYYDKISVAMQEAIEETNRRRQIQIDYNKKNNITPKTIVKKIQNILEKELNSKNKNAGYDFEKIISGERLSKKKLIDKLKFELEEAVNDERFEDAIVLRDKIKELSSKISVARK from the coding sequence ATGATAGATTTTTTTTTGAAGTCAGAATATCTTCCTGCTGGTGATCAGCCTAAAGCAATAAAAGAGATTGAAAATTCTATTTTACTGGGGAATAAATATCAAACATTAAAAGGTGTTACAGGCAGTGGAAAGACTTTTACAATTGCAAATATAATTAAAGATCTAAACAGGCCTGCCTTGGTTGTTAGCCATAACAAAACATTAGCAGCACAACTTTATAGGGAGTTTAAAGATTTTTTTCCAAACAATGCTGTTGAATATTTTGTTTCTTATTATGATTATTATCAACCTGAATCTTATGTGCCTTCAAAAGATTTATTTATTGAAAAAGAAGCTACTATTAATGCTGAGATAGAAATTAAGCGAATAAGGACGGTAACTTCTCTTGCTAAAAGACGAGATGTAATTGTTGTTGCAACCGTATCTTCAATTTATGCTCTTGGATCTCCAGATTTTTTCAAAAAATCAGCACGAGAATTTTTTGTAGGTCAAAAAATTTCTATTAAAGAAATATCAGATATTTTTGTAGAGCTTTATTACGAGAGAACTTTGATAAATCTAGAAAGAGATAAATTTTCAATTAAGGGGGATGTTGTTGAAATTTGGCCTAGTAGTGAGCATGGAGAGTTTGCTTATCGAATTTGTTTAGATTTTGATGAAATTGTTGAAATATATAGGATTAGTTCATTTTCTAAAAAAAATTTAGGAGCTACAAATAGTTTTACTCTTTTTGCTAAATCTTATTTTGTCATTCCTTATAAGAACGTATTAGAAGCGATACCTAAAATATCTTATGATTTAAGTCTTCAATGTCAATATTTTAAAGATAATGGCAAGCTTGTAGAAGCCGAGAGACTTAAGCAGAGGGTAGAGTATGATTTGGAAATGCTTAGAGAAACAGGATTTTGTTCGGGCATTGAAAATTATTCTAAATATTTGACTGGAAGCACAATGGAAAGGCCTTATTGTCTTTTTGACTTTTTCCCGAAAGATTACTTATTGTTTGTAGATGAATCTCATGTTACATTGCCTCAATTTAGGGGAATGTATAATGGAGATTATTCTAGAAAATTAAATCTTGTTAACTTTGGGTTTAGACTTCCTGCAGCGCTTGAAAATAGACCTCTTAAATATGATGAATTTGACTCATTAATTAATCAAGTTGTGTTTGTATCTGCAACTCCAGGTTTTGAAGAAAATGAGAAAAGTAGTGTGGTTGTTGATCAAATAATTCGTCCCACAGGCCTTGTTGATCCGGAAATTATTACTAGGCATTCTTATGGGCAAATGGAAGATCTTTATAGTGAGATTCAAAAAAGAGTAGCTCTTAAAGAGCGGGTTTTAATTACTACTTTGACAAAAAAAATGTCTGAGGATTTGACTGAATATTTAGTAGGTCTTGGCGTAAAGGCAAAATATTTGCATTCAGAACTTAATGCTCTTGAAAGAGTGGAAGTTATTTCGTTGCTTAGAAAATCTGAAATTGATGTTATTGTTGGCATTAACTTGCTTAGAGAGGGTTTAGATATTCCAGAAGTATCTCTTGTTGCAATATTAGATGCTGATAAGGTGGGGTTTTTAAGATCTACTACTTCGTTAATACAAACAATTGGCAGAGCTGCTAGAAATTCTAATGGACTTGTAATAATGTATTACGACAAAATTAGTGTAGCTATGCAGGAGGCAATTGAGGAGACTAATAGAAGGCGTCAAATTCAAATTGATTATAATAAAAAAAACAATATTACTCCTAAGACAATTGTTAAAAAGATTCAAAATATTTTAGAAAAAGAACTTAATAGTAAAAATAAAAATGCTGGCTATGATTTTGAAAAAATTATTTCAGGTGAGAGATTGTCTAAAAAAAAGCTTATTGATAAGCTTAAATTTGAGCTAGAAGAAGCTGTTAATGATGAAAGGTTTGAAGACGCAATTGTTTTAAGAGATAAAATAAAAGAGCTTAGTAGCAAAATTAGTGTAGCTCGTAAGTAA